TATTTTTTCCTCGTTATTGAATGGAATAATCAAGGTAGTGCTCCAGCTCTTCCTCGTCTTTTTTCTTTTTCTCAAAAAACAAAAGAGTCGTCGTCACTATCGCAGCCACCGCTACGGCGGCGGAAATCATTCCAAGAATCAGGGTGAATGTGTTGCTTTTCTTCAAATCGAGCACCTCCAAAAAAGGAATACTGATTACTTCGTTACTTATATGATAACCAAAAAAATAAAAAAAGTCAATCGACGCAAAAATAAAAGTAAAAAAGCAGAGCTTTTAAGCTCTGCTTTTGAAGATCGGTTGAAAGCGCAATTCGATCAATTGGCGGCATTCAATTTGTGGGCAAGGGCGGACTTCCTTCTGGCGGCGGTATTTTTATGAAGGATTCCCTTGGCAGCAGCCTGGTCGATTTTCTTCATCGCGACGCGGACGGTCTCCGCCTTGTCCCCGGCCTGAGTATCAATCGCAAGATCGGCTTTTTTGATCTCTGTTTTCAAAGCGGATTCCACGGACTTATTATGAAGCGCTTTCGTGGCAATCACCTTTACGCGCTTTTTGGCTGATTTGATATTTGGCATAGTCACACCTCCTTCGGCACCCTGTCATATACAAGAAATCATATCATGAAACAAGGAAAAAAGCAAGATTTTTTTCGAAAAAGATCCGGACCTGAAGCGGAATTGCTGAAGAATCCATTTTTAAGAAAGGAATGAGACGCAATGATTTTTCGAACAGACCTCGCGGTCGAGGCCCGGGAGGGGCTTAGAACGCAGAAAAAAGGGCTCGAACAGACGGAGGAAACGCACGGCAGCTGCAAGATCACACGCATCCGGGTGAACGGGGAGGAAGGAAAGCAGATCGGCAAGGAGCCCGGCACCTATGTCACGGTGGAGGTCCCCCCGATCACGGACTACATCGACATGACGGATGAGCGTGTCGAGCTTCTGTCCAAAGAGATCGCGGCGCTTCTTCCGCGGGAGGGGCTCGTGCTGGTGGCGGGCCTGGGGAACCGGGAGATCACGCCGGACGCGCTCGGCCCGGACACCGCGGCGCTCGTTCTGGCGACAAGGCACATCAAGGGCGAGCTGGCGCGGGTCACGGGGCTGACCGGGCTGCGCCCCGTGGCGGTCGTGTCGCCGGGCGTCCTCGGCAGCACCGGGATGGAAACGTCGGAATTCCTTCAGGCGGTCGCGCGCGGGTTCTCCCCTTCGGTGATTGTCGCCGTGGATGCGCTGGCTTCGCGCAGCCTTGCAAGGCTGGGCTGCACCGTGCAGCTGAGCGACGCCGGGATCTCTCCCGGGGAGGGGGTGGGGAACGCCAGGCCGCGCATCAGCCGTGACACCCTCGGGATTCCCGTCGTCAGCATCGGCGTGCCGACCGTGGTGGATGCGGAAACGCTGGCGTTCGACCTGTTCGGCGGCGATTCGGAAAAAACGGAGCGCAGCAAGAGCAAGGTGACGCCGCGGGGCGCGCAGATGGTGGTGACGCCGCGCGAAGTCGACCTTCTGGTGGGGCGGGCGGCGAAGATGACGGCGATGGCGCTCAACCGCGCGCTGAATCCGTCGCTTTCTGTAGAGGATCTGATGATGCTGACGGCGGGCTGATCATCCGTTCCGGGCTCAAAGAACCGCATATCTAAAAATCATGGAGCATACTCATTAACGATACCCTGATCCCTTGTTTGAAAAAGAAAAAGCAGCGGATTTTCAAGGGAAACCGCGGGGAAAAAGTGCGGGAATCCACTGTTATAGTTTAAAAATAAGGAGCGCTCTATGAAGATCATCGGTGGGGAACGGAAAGGCGGGGCCCTGATCCTGCGCAATATCGCCGCGGTTGCGGCGACGGCGGTGGCCGTCGCCTGTTTTGCGGTGCGCCTTGCGCCGCAGGCGATGGCGCAAAAGGAAACGGCGGCGCTGGCCGCGGCCGGATTCATCATGCCGGATGGCGCGGCGCAGATCCTGCGCACGGGCTTCGACAGCGAACACGAAACGGAAGAGCAGCAGGAAACGGGGGAAGCGCCCGGGGTGCTTTCAGAGCCCGAGAACAGCCAGCAGCCTGATTCGAAAGCTTCATCGTCCGGTCAGGCGCCGTCATCCTCCGCGCCCGCCGCAAGCGGGGCGGGCCAGAAAATCGAGGAGCTTCAGATCGGGAACGCCGGCGTCCAGTATCAGAACGTCTATGTCAGGAACAGCAATAAAAACCATTCCGTCGATATCAAGGCCGAATTACAGAAGCAGCCCGCGGTAAAAATAAAGACGGATGGCTCTCCGCAGGTGCTGATCTACCACACCCATACCACCGAAGCGTTCCTGACAAAGGAGCTTTCGGCGTACCCGAAGGATGGGCAGACGAGAAGCCGGGACAACAGCCGCAACGTCGTCATGGTGGGGAACGCCATCGAAGCACAGCTCCGCGCGGCGGGGATCGGCGTGGTGCACGACCTGACGGTGCACGATTACCCGGCATACAACGGCTCATACAACCGTTCCGCCCAGACTATCGCGAAAAACCTTCAGAAATATCCCGGAATCCAGGTCACGCTCGACATCCACCGGGACGCCATGACGACTTCCGCCGGGGTGCGGCTGAAGCCGACGGTGAAGGTCAACGGAAAAAAAGCCGCGCAGATCATGATCCTGAGCGGATGCGACGACGACGGCACGCTCGGGTTCCCGAACTGGGAGTACAACCTGCGGCTGGCGGTGCGGTTTCAGAAATCCCTGTCCGATCTTTTCCCGGGCCTTGCGCGCCCGCTGAATTTCGGGCCGACCAAGTACAACGGCAATATGACGAAAGGGTCGCTGCTGGTCGAGGTCGGGACGGAGGTAAACACGCTCGACGAGGCGATCTATTCCGGCGAGTTGCTCGGTAAGGCGATCGTGAAAAGCCTTGTTGCGCTGAAATAGGAAAATCAAAAAAACAGGAAAAGAAAAAACGGGAGAGGAATATGAAAATTTCCCATGAAACAAAATGCTTTCTCGCCTCATTTTTCACCACGCTCTGCGTGATTCTTCTGATCGCGGGCCTTGTGGCCGCGGACTGCAACTCCCGCAGGGTCGGCTTCGGGATCGACGACCCCGTCGCCTGCATCGTGCAGGAAGGCGGCAGGACAGAGCTGCGCATTCACGCGCTCGGCGTGAAAAAAAGCATGGACCTCACCGCGGCAGAGGAAGCGGCGCGTCAGGCGCAGCGGGTGATATGGGAAATCGCCCGGGAGGGGGAAAAGATGTTTTCCGGCTGATTTTTACAATTTCTTTACAAATGCCGGGAACAATTGCTTTATCATCGAATTATTGCTATAATAATGTCTACGGAAGAAACTGCGGTATATTTTATGATTGACGGCAGTACGGTGGAGGAATGACCATGAAAAGAAAAAAGGGGCTTTTGGCGCTGTTTCTGACAATGGCGTTTTTGCTTTCCGTGACAAGCGTAGTGTTTGGGGAAGAAGCGGGAACTCCAGTGCAGAATCAGCCGACGTCGGGGACAAGCAGTGCGCCCCCGTCCTCGTCAGCCGCGAGCACAGCCACTTCGACGGTGAGCCGCCCGCAGTCTTCCTCCAAGCCCTCTTCAGAGCCGCGTTCCAGCTCCCGGCCCAAGACGTCCTCCAAGAAGTCTTCTTCCGTGCCGCAGAAAAAGACCAAAAAGCGGACGATCGTTTCCAGCGAGCCCGAAAGCTCAAGCTCTTCGCTGGAAGATTACTGGGGGATCGGCGAGCTTTCCAGCACGATTTCGCTGCCGGATGTCGGATCGGTGAGCACGCCTGAGGACCTGATCGTTTCCGGAACGGAAGAAGCCCCGAAAAAAAGCCTGAATTTCTGGGGAATCCTCTCCTGGGCATGCATCGCGCTCGGCATCCTCGTGGTGGTTCTGGTGCTGTTCAGCACCGCCCGCCGCCCGCCGCGCGGCGGGCCCGGCAGAAAGCGCTACCGCCGCAAGCCGTACCGCAGCAGAAAGAAGCATCTGCTCAACGACCGGTATTACCGCGACCGGTATTGAAAAACGGGATTCCCGTGCAAAGAGATATCATCAAAGGATCTTCTGCCGCAGGAGGGTCCTTTTTTATGCCGGAAGACAAACCGCGCCCGTCCTTCCGGCGGAGCCGCTTTCGTGCAGAACCGGACGTCAGAAGATGCGGGAAGCGGGAAATGAAGG
This window of the Ruminococcaceae bacterium BL-6 genome carries:
- a CDS encoding protein of unknown function (Evidence 5 : Unknown function), translating into MKKSNTFTLILGMISAAVAVAAIVTTTLLFFEKKKKDEEELEHYLDYSIQ
- the rpsT gene encoding ribosomal protein S20 (BS20) (Evidence 2a : Function from experimental evidences in other organisms; PubMedId : 12682299, 16629673, 23002217; Product type s : structure) translates to MPNIKSAKKRVKVIATKALHNKSVESALKTEIKKADLAIDTQAGDKAETVRVAMKKIDQAAAKGILHKNTAARRKSALAHKLNAAN
- the gpr gene encoding Germination protease, whose product is MIFRTDLAVEAREGLRTQKKGLEQTEETHGSCKITRIRVNGEEGKQIGKEPGTYVTVEVPPITDYIDMTDERVELLSKEIAALLPREGLVLVAGLGNREITPDALGPDTAALVLATRHIKGELARVTGLTGLRPVAVVSPGVLGSTGMETSEFLQAVARGFSPSVIVAVDALASRSLARLGCTVQLSDAGISPGEGVGNARPRISRDTLGIPVVSIGVPTVVDAETLAFDLFGGDSEKTERSKSKVTPRGAQMVVTPREVDLLVGRAAKMTAMALNRALNPSLSVEDLMMLTAG
- a CDS encoding Stage II sporulation protein P — translated: MKIIGGERKGGALILRNIAAVAATAVAVACFAVRLAPQAMAQKETAALAAAGFIMPDGAAQILRTGFDSEHETEEQQETGEAPGVLSEPENSQQPDSKASSSGQAPSSSAPAASGAGQKIEELQIGNAGVQYQNVYVRNSNKNHSVDIKAELQKQPAVKIKTDGSPQVLIYHTHTTEAFLTKELSAYPKDGQTRSRDNSRNVVMVGNAIEAQLRAAGIGVVHDLTVHDYPAYNGSYNRSAQTIAKNLQKYPGIQVTLDIHRDAMTTSAGVRLKPTVKVNGKKAAQIMILSGCDDDGTLGFPNWEYNLRLAVRFQKSLSDLFPGLARPLNFGPTKYNGNMTKGSLLVEVGTEVNTLDEAIYSGELLGKAIVKSLVALK
- a CDS encoding conserved protein of unknown function (Evidence 4 : Unknown function but conserved in other organisms); translation: MKISHETKCFLASFFTTLCVILLIAGLVAADCNSRRVGFGIDDPVACIVQEGGRTELRIHALGVKKSMDLTAAEEAARQAQRVIWEIAREGEKMFSG
- a CDS encoding conserved exported protein of unknown function (Evidence 4 : Unknown function but conserved in other organisms) yields the protein MKRKKGLLALFLTMAFLLSVTSVVFGEEAGTPVQNQPTSGTSSAPPSSSAASTATSTVSRPQSSSKPSSEPRSSSRPKTSSKKSSSVPQKKTKKRTIVSSEPESSSSSLEDYWGIGELSSTISLPDVGSVSTPEDLIVSGTEEAPKKSLNFWGILSWACIALGILVVVLVLFSTARRPPRGGPGRKRYRRKPYRSRKKHLLNDRYYRDRY
- a CDS encoding protein of unknown function (Evidence 5 : Unknown function) codes for the protein MGRELERGSEEGLEEDCGRLTVEVAVLAADEDGGALLVPDVG